One region of Juglans regia cultivar Chandler chromosome 4, Walnut 2.0, whole genome shotgun sequence genomic DNA includes:
- the LOC109013489 gene encoding uncharacterized protein LOC109013489, with translation MVGKKQRHLVANPRNKNITPSAHLNSSKSSDDLDVQGEDSWVIVKKQRVTILVPPLPAAKNLKTRNLGPSQLEARPQKTSNQIQPPIDICPRILSVDEEGKSMSLAPEKSIQFVRNAPSQDLPTLTKPPSEDLRMEAENTNQVGTSKTCERFGVSDTSKAIKRPRLLHCPSGLIDGGMLLSQKLRASNLEIKLKRAGGLSRWLASLGLDQFVRIFQRKSVNKFQLVNLTMKKLKDMGANAVGPRRKLIHAIDCVCQSYCFEAI, from the coding sequence ATGGTGGGAAAAAAGCAAAGACATCTTGTGGCAAACCCTAGAAACAAGAATATTACTCCAAGTGCCCACCTTAACTCGTCAAAATCTAGTGATGATCTGGATGTGCAGGGAGAAGATAGTTGGGTGATTGTGAAAAAACAGAGGGTCACCATTTTGGTGCCTCCTCTACCTGCTGCAAAAAATTTGAAGACTCGAAACCTGGGACCAAGTCAGCTGGAAGCCAGACCCCAAAAAACAAGTAACCAAATACAACCTCCAATTGATATATGTCCTAGAATATTGTCTGTTGATGAAGAAGGAAAGTCCATGTCACTGGCTCCTGAAAAGAGTATTCAGTTTGTGAGAAATGCTCCTTCTCAAGATCTGCCAACATTAACTAAGCCACCAAGTGAAGATTTAAGAATGGAAGCAGAAAATACAAATCAAGTTGGCACCTCAAAAACTTGTGAAAGATTTGGGGTGTCTGACACCTCAAAAGCTATCAAGCGGCCTAGGCTATTACATTGCCCCAGTGGCTTGATTGATGGGGGAATGCTGCTAAGTCAAAAGCTGAGGGCATCAAATCTTGAGATAAAACTTAAAAGAGCTGGGGGGTTGAGCAGGTGGTTGGCATCGCTTGGACTGGATCAGTTTGTGAGGATTTTCCAGAGGAAGAGTGTTAATAAATTTCAGTTGGTAAATTTAACAATGAAGAAGCTCAAAGATATGGGTGCAAATGCAGTGGGGCCTAGGAGGAAACTGATACATGCCATTGACTGTGTTTGTCAGTCCTACTGTTTTGAGGCCATCTGA